The Humulus lupulus chromosome 4, drHumLupu1.1, whole genome shotgun sequence genome has a window encoding:
- the LOC133830845 gene encoding putative AC transposase gives MNFGAAAAATVTVSGKTVTQMEWGVNNNTFKTFKDMEPKSVMDLAVIPIDPVDIGLGSSEKGHGHPISTIKPRKKTMTSVYLKFFETAPDGKSRRCKFCGQSYSIATATGNLGRHLSNRHPGYDKSGDIVTNSTLPPVTVVKKPQSSQGKTSQVDYDHLNWLLVKWLVLASLPPSTLEEKWLANSYKFLNPAIQLWPADKYKTVFHDVFRSMQEDIRASLVHVSSKVSITLDFWTSYEQISYMSVTCQWIDEYWTFQKVLLDICHIPYPCGGAEIYHSLVKILEMYNIENKVLSCTHDNSQNAIHACHSLKESLDGKKMGSFCYIPCAARTLNLIIEDGLRTVKPIISKIREFVLGLNASAEISEEFSRIAIACQESSWKPPLDASTRWSGHYQMLDIVRKAGKSMDALIRKYDDTLGSRLLLTPAEKNAASIVHDHLEPFYKTTNNMCMNKVLTIGLILFFMDHISETITACREARHYPDWLKNSAEEMAKKARNYNNQVCNIFTYMSAILDPRIKGELIAESLNSENFLEEARNHFIRNYSTSHFPSMTSGYGAQEIEDGGSVSFAEEIARKKRRASMSNNVTDELTQYLSEPPAPIPTDVLDWWKGNSTRYPRLSVMARDFLAIQPTSLAAEEIFCGKGDEIDKQRLCMPHDSTQALLCIRSWILAGMRLKVKSTEIDYERLMELATSAATTADNTTSASDKKQK, from the exons ATGAATTTTGGG gcagcagcagcagcaactgTGACTGTGAGTGGGAAAACAGTTACTCAAATGGAGTGGGGTGTGAACAACAACACATTCAAGACTTTTAAAG ATATGGAACCAAAATCAGTTATGGACCTAGCAGTCATTCCAATTGATCCAGTAGATATCGGATTGGGGTCTTCAGAGAAGGGACATGGACATCCTATTTCGACAATAAAACCAAGGAAAAAGACAATGACATCGGTGTATCTCAAGTTCTTTGAGACAGCTCCAGATGGAAAAAGTCGCAGGTGCAAGTTTTGTGGCCAGAGCTATTCTATTGCCACTGCAACTG GTAACTTGGGAAGGCATCTTAGTAATCGACATCCTGGATATGATAAATCAGGCGACATTGTCACTAATTCCACACTTCCACCTGTAACTGTAGTGAAGAAACCACAATCTTCTCAAGGGAAAACATCTCAAGTGGATTATGATCATTTGAATTGGTTGCTCGTTAAGTGGCTCGTTTTAGCATCTCTGCCTCCTTCAACATTGGAAGAAAAATGGCTGGCGAACTCTTACAAGTTTTTGAATCCAGCAATTCAACTTTGGCCAGCTGACAAGTATAAAACAGTATTTCATGATGTCTTCAGAAGCATGCAGGAAGATATTAGAGCATCTTTGGTGCATGTTTCTTCTAAGGTCTCTATCACACTTGATTTCTGGACTTCGTACGAACAGATATCTTATATGAGTGTAACATGTCAGTGGATTGATGAGTATTGGACCTTCCAGAAGGTATTACTTGATATCTGTCATATACCTTATCCTTGTGGTGGTGCGGAGATCTATCACTCTCTAGTAAAGATCCTTGAGATGTACAACATTGAAAATAAAGTCCTTTCCTGTACTCATGATAACAGTCAAAATGCTATTCATGCTTGTCATAGTTTGAAAGAGAGCTTAGATGGTAAAAAAATGGGATCATTCTGTTATATCCCTTGTGCAGCTCGTACTTTGAACTTGATTATTGAGGATGGATTGAGAACAGTAAAACCAATAATCTCTAAGATTCGGGAGTTTGTACTGGGGTTAAATGCATCCGCAGAGATCTCTGAGGAGTTTAGTCGAATAGCAATAGCTTGTCAAGAAAGCAGTTGGAAACCTCCGCTCGATGCTTCAACACGATGGAGTGGACATTATCAGATGCTTGATATTGTCAGAAAG GCTGGCAAGTCCATGGATGCACTTATCAGGAAGTACGATGATACACTAGGCAGTAGGTTGCTACTGACCCCTGCTGAGAAAAATGCAGCCAGCATTGTCCACGATCATCTGGAACCCTTCTACAAAACCACCAacaacatgtgcatgaacaaggTACTCACGATTGGGCTGATTCTTTTCTTCATGGATCACATTTCAGAGACGATCACTGCATGCAGAGAAGCTCGTCACTATCCAGACTGGCTAAAGAACTCTGCCGAAGAAATGGCCAAGAAGGCTAGGAATTATAATAACCAGGTCTGCAATATATTCACTTATATGAGTGCAATTCTTGACCCTCGAATCAAAGGAGAGCTGATTGCTGAGAGCCTCAACTCAGAGAATTTTCTCGAGGAAGCGAGAAACCATTTCATTAGAAATTATTCTACAAGCCATTTCCCATCCATGACTAGTGGATACGGTGCTCAAGAGATTGAAGATGGAGGCAGTGTCTCTTTTGCAGAGGAAATTGCACGAAAGAAACGGAGAGCAAGTATGAGCAATAATGTCACAGATGAGCTCACTCAGTATCTATCTGAGCCGCCAGCACCAATACCAACAGATGTCCTGGATTGGTGGAAAGGCAACAGTACGCGATACCCTCGACTTTCAGTGATGGCTAGAGACTTTTTGGCTATACAACCAACTTCATTGGCGGCAGAGGAAATCTTTTGTGGTAAAGGTGATGAGATTGACAAGCAGAGACTTTGTATGCCTCATGATAGCACACAAGCTCTTCTTTGCATCAGATCGTGGATTTTAGCTGGAATGAGATTAAAGGTTAAGTCCACCGAAATAGACTATGAGAGGTTGATGGAACTGGCAACGTCTGCTGCTACAACAGCTGATAACACTACTTCTGCCTCTGATAAGAAACAGAAGTAA